A genome region from Sphingobium sp. CR2-8 includes the following:
- the pgsA gene encoding CDP-diacylglycerol--glycerol-3-phosphate 3-phosphatidyltransferase translates to MLTLPNLLTLSRIVTVPLLVALLWPAELGARWTTGYTLAFALYCLMGVTDYFDGYLARAQGTVSKLGVFLDPIADKIMVGAVILMLAATRDIAGIHIAAAMIILLREIAVSGLREFLAGVQVSVPVSRLAKWKTTFQIIALGALILAGAVPQFPFVQAVGIFTLWAAAILTLVTGWDYLRVGLKHMD, encoded by the coding sequence ATGCTGACGCTGCCCAATTTGCTGACGCTTTCGCGTATTGTCACCGTTCCGCTGCTCGTGGCGCTGTTGTGGCCTGCGGAGCTTGGCGCACGCTGGACCACCGGCTACACGCTAGCCTTCGCGCTCTATTGCCTGATGGGCGTCACCGATTATTTCGACGGCTATCTGGCCCGAGCGCAGGGCACCGTGTCGAAACTGGGCGTGTTCCTGGACCCCATTGCCGACAAGATCATGGTCGGCGCGGTCATCCTGATGCTGGCCGCCACCCGCGACATAGCGGGCATCCATATCGCCGCCGCGATGATCATCCTGCTGCGCGAAATCGCGGTGTCGGGCCTGCGGGAATTTCTGGCCGGGGTTCAGGTATCGGTGCCGGTGTCGCGCCTCGCCAAGTGGAAGACGACGTTTCAGATCATCGCGCTGGGCGCGCTGATCCTGGCCGGGGCGGTGCCGCAATTCCCCTTCGTCCAGGCGGTGGGCATCTTCACCCTATGGGCCGCCGCGATCCTGACGCTGGTGACGGGCTGGGATTATCTGCGCGTCGGCCTGAAGCATATGGACTGA
- a CDS encoding MFS transporter → MQASLRLLNKRRFLPLFITQLLGAFNDNLFKNAMVLFVVYQVYNDEKSETWFSALATGLFILPFFLLSAVSGQLADQRDKATIIRWVKAAEIVIMSVGAVGLGLIWSGIAVHTLAIPLLLVALFAMGIHSTFFGPIKYAILPQHLHDDEVLGGTGLVEAGTYIAILAGTILAGIIPVEAAAVGIVITALIGYVAGRKVPPAPSLLAEQAIDFHIIRSSIALVRGTMHIRQLFLAIMSISLFWAVGSILFIQFPPLVKNVLTADKPVASLFLAIFSIGIAIGSIAINRLLQGHVSAKYAPASVIGMGLCIVAFHIVCDLWTPAPEGQMLSLAGFLAHPLAIPLSLCLLGVATFGGMFVVPLYAFLTTTVEKCEAARTVAANNIVNSGAMVIGSLCAIGLSLAGVTVVMQLLLVAFLSLPCAAMAWKLHKACDGPICH, encoded by the coding sequence ATGCAAGCCTCTCTCAGGCTCTTGAACAAGCGCCGTTTTCTGCCGCTTTTCATCACTCAGCTGCTCGGTGCGTTTAACGACAATCTGTTCAAGAACGCGATGGTGCTGTTCGTCGTCTACCAGGTGTATAACGACGAAAAATCCGAAACCTGGTTCAGCGCGCTGGCGACGGGGCTGTTCATCCTGCCCTTTTTCCTGCTGTCCGCCGTGTCGGGCCAGTTGGCCGACCAGCGCGACAAGGCGACCATCATCCGCTGGGTGAAGGCGGCCGAAATCGTCATCATGAGCGTGGGCGCGGTGGGCCTGGGCCTGATCTGGAGCGGCATTGCGGTCCACACGCTGGCGATCCCCCTGCTGCTGGTCGCGCTGTTTGCGATGGGCATCCATTCGACCTTCTTCGGCCCGATCAAATATGCGATCCTGCCCCAGCATCTGCACGACGATGAAGTGCTGGGCGGCACCGGCCTGGTGGAAGCGGGCACCTATATCGCGATCCTGGCAGGCACGATCCTGGCCGGCATCATCCCGGTGGAGGCCGCCGCGGTCGGCATCGTCATCACCGCGCTGATCGGCTATGTCGCCGGGCGCAAGGTGCCGCCTGCCCCTTCCCTGCTTGCCGAGCAGGCGATCGACTTCCACATCATCCGCTCGTCGATCGCGCTGGTGCGCGGCACCATGCATATCCGCCAACTCTTTCTGGCGATCATGTCGATCAGCCTGTTCTGGGCGGTCGGCTCCATCCTGTTCATCCAGTTCCCACCGCTGGTGAAAAATGTGCTGACGGCCGACAAGCCGGTCGCCAGCCTGTTCCTGGCGATCTTCTCGATCGGCATCGCCATTGGTTCGATCGCCATCAACCGGCTGTTGCAGGGCCATGTGTCGGCCAAATATGCCCCCGCATCGGTGATCGGAATGGGGCTGTGCATCGTCGCTTTCCACATCGTTTGCGACCTGTGGACGCCCGCGCCTGAGGGGCAGATGCTCTCGCTGGCGGGCTTCCTCGCCCATCCGCTCGCCATTCCCCTGTCGCTCTGCCTGCTGGGCGTCGCGACGTTCGGCGGCATGTTCGTCGTGCCGCTCTATGCCTTCCTGACCACGACGGTCGAAAAGTGCGAGGCGGCGCGGACGGTGGCGGCCAATAATATCGTCAATTCAGGCGCGATGGTGATCGGGTCGCTCTGCGCCATCGGCCTCAGCCTCGCGGGCGTCACTGTGGTGATGCAGTTGCTGCTGGTTGCCTTCCTGTCGCTACCCTGCGCAGCGATGGCCTGGAAACTGCACAAGGCGTGCGACGGCCCGATTTGCCACTGA
- a CDS encoding DUF2794 domain-containing protein gives MNNVTPFPQIGPNAGHLPKGVQVGFDRLELQRIMDLYGRMVSAGHWRDYAMDMGQEAAIFSAFRRAAERPEYRIEKRPALRHRQGMWALVGEGGQILKRGFDLQGVLAPVERKLLRIVED, from the coding sequence ATGAACAATGTGACGCCGTTTCCCCAAATCGGCCCCAATGCCGGACATCTGCCAAAGGGCGTGCAGGTCGGGTTCGACCGGCTCGAATTGCAACGGATCATGGATCTCTACGGGCGCATGGTGTCGGCGGGCCACTGGCGCGACTATGCGATGGACATGGGGCAGGAGGCCGCGATCTTCAGCGCCTTCCGCCGCGCCGCAGAGCGGCCCGAATATCGCATCGAAAAACGCCCCGCGCTGCGGCACCGCCAGGGCATGTGGGCGCTGGTCGGCGAAGGCGGCCAGATATTGAAGCGCGGCTTTGATCTACAAGGCGTATTGGCCCCGGTCGAACGCAAATTGCTGCGCATCGTCGAGGATTGA
- a CDS encoding ribbon-helix-helix domain-containing protein, with translation MSKLMTLNVRVSGALSDFVAANVGDDGAYENVSEYIRDLIRRDKAQVESQRLAHLKAELTQAFAAPESSYQSLDASMIIARNARS, from the coding sequence ATGTCCAAGCTCATGACCTTGAACGTGCGCGTCAGCGGCGCACTGAGTGATTTTGTAGCCGCTAATGTCGGCGATGATGGCGCCTATGAAAATGTCAGCGAATATATTCGCGACCTCATTCGCCGGGACAAGGCGCAGGTGGAAAGTCAGCGCCTTGCGCATCTCAAGGCGGAACTCACCCAGGCATTTGCCGCCCCGGAGAGTAGCTATCAATCGCTCGACGCCAGTATGATCATCGCCCGCAACGCCCGCAGTTAA
- a CDS encoding hydrogen peroxide-inducible genes activator, with amino-acid sequence MSSYLPTLKQLQYLVALKEQGHFGKAADSCFVTQSTLSAGLRELESLIGVTLVERTRRVVRFTALGDRIVEKAHRVLREAEELSAIAQASGKPLSGELRMSVIPTIAPFLLPRLLPRLRAERPELKLYLREETSQAAIESLRHGNVDCVLLALPFAMGDMDSEILFQDRLYVAFPQDEPTNPPDWIEPGMIDESKLLLLEDGHCLKDHALAACNRPDLRASTTMMGTSLHTLIQMVDNGLGVTMIPEMAIASGILEHTKITARPIESDRSSRDIALVWRRNSPREKEFHLLSGILRDAAALNCRLPEAA; translated from the coding sequence ATGTCCAGCTATCTGCCGACGTTGAAACAGCTGCAATATCTGGTTGCGCTGAAGGAGCAGGGGCATTTCGGCAAGGCGGCCGACAGTTGTTTCGTGACCCAGTCGACCCTGTCGGCGGGGCTGCGTGAGCTGGAATCGCTGATCGGCGTCACGCTGGTGGAGCGGACGCGGCGCGTGGTGCGATTCACGGCGCTTGGCGACCGCATCGTGGAAAAGGCGCATCGGGTGCTGCGCGAGGCGGAGGAATTGTCCGCGATCGCGCAGGCGTCCGGCAAGCCGCTGAGCGGCGAATTGCGGATGAGCGTGATCCCCACCATCGCGCCTTTCCTGCTGCCGCGCCTGCTGCCCCGGCTGCGCGCCGAGCGCCCGGAACTCAAACTCTATCTGCGCGAGGAGACCAGCCAGGCGGCGATCGAATCGCTGCGCCATGGCAATGTCGATTGCGTGCTGCTCGCCCTGCCCTTCGCCATGGGCGACATGGACAGCGAAATCCTGTTCCAGGACCGGCTCTATGTCGCCTTCCCGCAGGACGAGCCGACCAATCCGCCCGACTGGATCGAGCCGGGCATGATCGACGAGAGCAAGCTGCTGCTGCTGGAGGACGGCCATTGCCTGAAGGACCATGCGCTGGCCGCGTGCAACCGCCCCGACCTGCGCGCCAGCACGACGATGATGGGCACGTCGCTGCATACGCTGATCCAGATGGTGGATAATGGGCTGGGCGTGACGATGATCCCGGAAATGGCGATCGCCAGCGGCATATTGGAGCATACGAAGATCACCGCCCGGCCGATCGAATCGGACCGGTCCTCGCGCGACATCGCGCTGGTGTGGCGGCGCAACAGCCCGCGCGAGAAGGAATTCCACCTGCTGTCGGGGATATTGCGCGATGCGGCGGCCTTGAATTGTCGGCTGCCCGAAGCGGCCTAG
- a CDS encoding sulfite exporter TauE/SafE family protein, which yields MIDMLVANFGDIWPFILVGFGAQVIDGALGMAYGVISSTLLLTMGVPPSRASASVHVAETFTTGVSAISHILHRNVDWKLFSRLIIPGVIGGVTGAYLLSNIDSAVIKPFIQVYLASIGFYLIWRGMHLPPKPRDPKWVAPLGLVGGFMDATGGGGWGPVVTSNLLIQGSSPRHTIGTVNTVEFILTLSISLTFLIHLGWEAFTTYTLGLLIGGVVAAPFGAMLARHVAPRILFSAVGVILTLTSLFGVVKWLGYIG from the coding sequence ATGATCGATATGTTGGTCGCCAATTTCGGCGACATCTGGCCTTTCATCCTGGTGGGGTTCGGCGCGCAAGTGATCGATGGCGCGCTGGGCATGGCCTATGGCGTGATTTCCAGCACCCTGTTGCTGACGATGGGCGTGCCGCCCAGTCGCGCGTCGGCCAGCGTGCATGTCGCCGAAACCTTTACCACCGGCGTGTCGGCGATCAGCCATATCCTGCACCGCAACGTCGACTGGAAGCTGTTTTCCCGGCTCATCATTCCCGGCGTCATCGGCGGCGTGACCGGCGCCTATCTGCTGTCCAACATCGACAGCGCCGTCATCAAGCCCTTCATCCAGGTCTATCTCGCCTCCATCGGCTTCTACCTGATCTGGCGCGGCATGCATCTGCCCCCTAAGCCGCGCGATCCCAAATGGGTTGCGCCGCTGGGCCTGGTCGGCGGGTTCATGGACGCGACCGGCGGCGGCGGATGGGGACCGGTGGTGACATCCAACCTGCTGATCCAGGGGTCCAGCCCGCGCCACACCATCGGCACGGTCAACACGGTCGAGTTCATCCTGACCCTGTCGATCAGCCTGACCTTCCTCATCCATCTGGGTTGGGAAGCCTTTACCACCTATACGCTGGGCCTGTTGATCGGCGGCGTGGTGGCCGCGCCGTTCGGCGCGATGCTGGCGCGCCATGTCGCGCCGCGCATCCTGTTTTCCGCGGTCGGCGTGATCCTGACGCTGACATCGCTGTTCGGCGTGGTCAAATGGCTTGGATATATCGGCTGA
- a CDS encoding alpha/beta fold hydrolase, whose product MDIASAPTPTSHFYTSLRTRLHYLDWGNPSAPTLILVHGGFDHARSWDWTARALSRDYHVIAPDLRGHGDSAWSPDGSYMMANYAYDLAQLVELLDRPPVTIVGHSLGGAISLRYAGLFPDRLTRLVAIEGLGLSPARLQQKAEQPAPDAWREWIDSRRARARRIPSRYPTIEAAIGRMRERNEQLTLEQALHLTSHGVNRNEDGSYSWKFDPYLKGMAPQAGTDEELPAFWQRITCPTLLCLGQDSWASNPQKDGRMAHFSDARLVEFAQAGHWLHHDQFDRFITELRGFLQGEAGDGRTVVRG is encoded by the coding sequence ATGGACATCGCCTCAGCGCCGACCCCGACTTCGCATTTCTATACGTCCTTGCGGACCCGGCTTCATTATCTCGACTGGGGCAATCCTTCCGCGCCTACGTTGATCCTGGTGCATGGCGGCTTCGACCATGCGCGCAGCTGGGACTGGACGGCGCGCGCGCTGTCGCGGGATTATCATGTCATCGCGCCCGACCTACGCGGCCATGGCGACAGCGCCTGGTCGCCGGACGGGTCCTATATGATGGCCAATTACGCCTACGACCTGGCGCAGCTGGTCGAGCTGCTGGACCGCCCGCCCGTCACTATCGTCGGCCATTCGCTGGGCGGGGCGATCAGCCTGCGCTATGCGGGCCTGTTCCCCGACCGGCTCACGAGGCTGGTCGCGATCGAGGGCCTCGGCCTGTCTCCCGCGCGCCTGCAGCAAAAGGCCGAGCAGCCCGCGCCGGACGCCTGGCGCGAATGGATCGACAGTCGCCGCGCTCGCGCCCGGCGCATCCCCAGCCGCTATCCCACGATCGAGGCGGCGATCGGCCGGATGCGGGAACGCAACGAGCAACTGACCCTGGAACAGGCGCTGCATCTGACCAGCCATGGCGTCAACCGGAACGAGGATGGCAGCTATAGCTGGAAGTTCGATCCCTATTTGAAAGGTATGGCGCCCCAAGCAGGCACCGACGAGGAACTGCCCGCCTTCTGGCAGCGGATCACCTGCCCCACCCTGCTGTGCCTGGGCCAGGACAGCTGGGCGTCCAACCCGCAGAAGGACGGACGCATGGCGCATTTCAGCGACGCGCGGCTGGTCGAGTTCGCCCAAGCCGGTCATTGGCTGCACCACGACCAGTTCGACCGCTTCATCACCGAACTGCGCGGCTTCCTACAGGGTGAAGCCGGTGACGGCCGCACGGTAGTCCGCGGCTAA
- the lpdA gene encoding dihydrolipoyl dehydrogenase, with the protein MADFDYDVLVIGSGPGGYVAAIRAAQLGLKTACAESRETLGGTCLNVGCIPSKALLHASELFDEAANGTLAKLGVKIDKMSLDLPTMQGQRVDAVKGLTGGIEFLFKKNKVTWLKGLATFTGANTVEINGEKVTAKNIVIATGSSVTPLPGVAVDNAGGKIVDSTGALELDKLPGHLVVVGGGVIGLELGSVWKRLGAKVTVVEYLDQILPGMDGEVRKEANKIFKKQGFEYRLGTKVTGAEAGKKGVTLTVEPAAGGDAEKIEADVVLVSIGRRPNTEGLGLDKIGLELNPRGQIETDHDFATKVPGVWAIGDVIPGPMLAHKAEDEGIAVAENIAGLTGIVNHAVIPSVVYTKPEIAGVGLTEEAAKEKGAIKVGKFPMMANSRAKTNHEPEGFVKIIADADTDKVLGVWIIATPAGTMIAQAAQAMEFGASSEDIAYTCHAHPTHSEAIKEAAMAVQGKPIHM; encoded by the coding sequence ATGGCTGATTTCGACTACGACGTTCTGGTGATCGGTTCCGGTCCCGGTGGCTATGTCGCCGCGATCCGTGCCGCGCAGCTGGGTCTCAAGACCGCCTGCGCCGAAAGCCGCGAGACGCTGGGCGGCACCTGCCTCAACGTCGGCTGCATCCCGTCCAAGGCGCTGTTGCACGCGTCCGAACTGTTCGACGAAGCCGCCAATGGCACGCTCGCCAAGCTGGGCGTGAAGATCGACAAGATGAGCCTGGACCTGCCCACCATGCAGGGCCAGCGCGTCGACGCGGTCAAGGGCCTGACCGGCGGCATCGAATTTCTGTTCAAGAAGAACAAGGTGACCTGGCTCAAGGGCCTCGCGACCTTCACCGGCGCCAACACCGTCGAGATCAACGGCGAGAAGGTGACGGCGAAGAACATCGTCATCGCGACTGGTTCGTCGGTCACGCCACTGCCCGGCGTCGCGGTCGACAATGCCGGTGGCAAGATCGTGGACTCCACCGGCGCGCTGGAACTGGACAAGTTGCCGGGTCATCTGGTCGTCGTCGGCGGCGGCGTGATCGGCCTGGAACTGGGTTCGGTCTGGAAGCGCCTGGGCGCCAAGGTCACGGTGGTCGAATATCTCGACCAGATCCTGCCCGGCATGGACGGCGAAGTCCGCAAGGAAGCCAACAAGATCTTCAAGAAGCAGGGCTTCGAATATCGCCTGGGCACCAAGGTGACGGGCGCGGAAGCGGGCAAGAAGGGCGTGACCCTGACCGTCGAACCGGCCGCCGGTGGCGACGCGGAAAAGATCGAGGCGGACGTGGTCCTCGTATCGATCGGCCGCCGTCCCAACACCGAAGGCCTCGGCCTCGACAAGATCGGCCTGGAACTCAACCCGCGCGGCCAGATCGAAACCGATCATGACTTCGCGACCAAGGTGCCCGGCGTCTGGGCGATCGGCGACGTCATCCCCGGCCCGATGCTGGCGCACAAGGCCGAGGACGAAGGCATTGCCGTCGCGGAAAATATCGCGGGCCTGACCGGCATCGTGAACCATGCCGTCATCCCCTCGGTGGTCTACACCAAGCCGGAGATCGCGGGCGTGGGTCTGACCGAGGAAGCCGCCAAGGAAAAGGGGGCGATCAAGGTCGGCAAGTTCCCGATGATGGCCAACAGTCGCGCCAAGACCAATCACGAGCCGGAAGGCTTCGTGAAGATCATCGCCGATGCCGACACCGACAAGGTGCTGGGCGTGTGGATCATCGCAACGCCCGCTGGCACGATGATCGCGCAGGCCGCGCAGGCCATGGAGTTCGGCGCGTCGAGCGAAGACATCGCCTACACCTGCCACGCGCACCCCACGCACAGCGAAGCGATCAAGGAAGCGGCGATGGCCGTGCAGGGCAAGCCGATCCATATGTAA
- the epsC gene encoding serine O-acetyltransferase EpsC, whose protein sequence is MVRSLIAYLDSVKSRDPAPRSRAEILLYPGVWSLAFHRIAHRLYRARLFFLARAVNHFSRFLTGNDIHPGARIGKRFFIDHGFTVIGETAQIGDDVTLYQNVTLGGTDPANGIAGKRHPTLHDGVIVGSGAQVLGPVTVGARARVGANAVVTKDVAEGATMVGIPARPMMIDVTAYQRDFMPYGTPCSDCFDPEKQKLEMLQCEVEQLHKRLAELLAERDGGTSDIRLFKEHGRA, encoded by the coding sequence ATGGTCCGCAGCCTCATTGCCTATCTGGATTCGGTCAAGAGCCGCGACCCCGCGCCCCGGTCCCGTGCGGAAATCCTGCTCTATCCCGGCGTCTGGTCGCTGGCCTTCCACCGGATCGCCCATCGTCTCTACCGCGCCCGGCTGTTCTTCCTGGCCCGGGCCGTCAATCATTTCTCCCGCTTCCTGACGGGCAACGACATTCATCCCGGCGCCCGGATCGGAAAGCGCTTCTTCATCGATCATGGCTTCACCGTGATCGGGGAGACGGCACAGATCGGCGACGACGTCACCCTGTATCAGAATGTCACGCTGGGCGGGACCGACCCGGCCAATGGCATAGCGGGCAAGCGGCATCCCACGCTCCATGACGGCGTCATCGTGGGATCGGGCGCACAGGTGCTCGGCCCGGTCACCGTCGGCGCGCGGGCGCGGGTCGGCGCCAACGCGGTGGTCACGAAGGACGTGGCGGAAGGGGCGACCATGGTCGGCATTCCGGCGCGCCCGATGATGATCGACGTGACCGCCTACCAACGCGACTTCATGCCCTATGGCACACCCTGTTCGGATTGTTTCGACCCGGAAAAGCAGAAGCTTGAAATGCTCCAGTGCGAAGTCGAACAATTGCACAAGCGTCTGGCCGAATTGCTGGCCGAGCGCGATGGCGGGACGAGCGACATACGGCTGTTCAAGGAGCATGGCCGGGCCTGA
- a CDS encoding type II toxin-antitoxin system RelE/ParE family toxin: MATYRVQQAAGRRIDAIFRYTRERWGQDQAEQYVRGLFTQFEDIAARRCVWRDIPAELGVDGFYCRYERHYIYWRILSDGAVGIVTILHDRMHQIDRFRQDWV, translated from the coding sequence ATGGCTACCTATCGCGTGCAGCAGGCTGCGGGACGGCGGATCGACGCCATTTTTCGGTATACGCGCGAACGCTGGGGTCAGGATCAGGCCGAACAATATGTTCGCGGCCTTTTCACGCAGTTTGAGGATATCGCTGCTCGACGTTGCGTCTGGCGAGACATCCCTGCGGAATTGGGCGTCGATGGCTTCTATTGCCGGTATGAACGCCATTACATCTATTGGCGTATCTTGTCGGACGGTGCCGTCGGGATCGTGACGATCCTGCATGACCGGATGCATCAGATCGACCGGTTCCGGCAGGACTGGGTTTAA
- a CDS encoding NAD(P)H-dependent flavin oxidoreductase — protein sequence MTLPTLLEGRLSLPLIGSPMFIISQPALVMAQCRAGIVGSFPSLNARPSGLFEAWLQQLQAELTDADAPFAVNLIVHRSNMRLEEDLALCVKYKVPIVITSLGAREDVNSAIHSYGGIVLHDVINNVFAHKAIDKGSDGLIAVAAGAGGHAGTLSPFALIQEIRAWFDGPLALSGSIATGRAIAAARMMGADLAYMGSPFIATTEANADPAYKQMIVDSHADDIVYSDVFTGVHGNYLRPSIVASGLDPDSLPKAKDMDFAAMTGGDKKAWRDVWGCGQGIGAVDKVQPTADFVAGLAADYRAAVTGFTL from the coding sequence ATGACCCTGCCGACATTGCTTGAAGGCCGCCTGTCGCTGCCGCTGATCGGGTCGCCGATGTTCATCATCTCGCAACCCGCTTTGGTCATGGCGCAATGCCGGGCCGGGATCGTGGGGTCTTTCCCCTCGCTCAACGCGCGCCCCTCCGGCCTGTTCGAGGCGTGGTTGCAGCAATTGCAGGCGGAATTGACCGACGCCGATGCGCCCTTCGCCGTCAACCTGATCGTCCACCGATCCAATATGCGGCTGGAGGAGGATCTGGCGCTCTGCGTAAAATATAAGGTGCCGATCGTCATCACCTCGCTCGGCGCGCGGGAGGATGTGAATAGCGCGATCCACAGCTATGGCGGCATTGTCCTGCACGACGTCATCAACAATGTCTTCGCCCACAAGGCGATAGACAAGGGCTCGGACGGGCTGATCGCGGTGGCGGCGGGTGCGGGCGGCCATGCCGGTACGCTGTCGCCCTTCGCCCTGATCCAGGAAATACGGGCCTGGTTCGACGGGCCGCTCGCCCTGTCCGGCTCCATCGCCACCGGCCGCGCCATTGCCGCCGCACGGATGATGGGCGCGGACCTTGCCTATATGGGGTCGCCCTTCATCGCCACGACGGAGGCCAATGCCGACCCCGCCTACAAGCAGATGATCGTGGACAGCCATGCCGACGACATCGTCTATTCCGACGTCTTCACCGGCGTGCACGGCAATTATCTGCGGCCCAGCATCGTGGCGTCTGGGCTGGACCCGGACAGCCTGCCCAAGGCGAAGGACATGGACTTCGCAGCGATGACCGGCGGCGACAAAAAGGCGTGGCGCGACGTTTGGGGATGCGGGCAGGGTATCGGAGCGGTCGACAAGGTGCAGCCGACCGCCGATTTCGTCGCGGGGTTAGCCGCGGACTACCGTGCGGCCGTCACCGGCTTCACCCTGTAG
- a CDS encoding molybdenum cofactor biosynthesis protein MoaE: MKRVAIQAEDFDVGAELAALEALGGGGIASFTGVVRGEDGLIALELEHYPAMTQAQVDRIVDEAVARWPLLGVSVIHRFGRLEPGARIVFVGTASRHRAAALESCAFLIDWMKSDAPFWKKAHFGDGATQWVAARAEDEAKAKGWGR; this comes from the coding sequence ATGAAACGGGTCGCGATCCAGGCGGAGGATTTCGATGTCGGCGCCGAACTGGCCGCGCTGGAGGCGCTGGGGGGCGGCGGCATCGCCAGCTTCACCGGCGTGGTGCGCGGCGAGGACGGCCTGATCGCGCTGGAACTGGAACATTATCCCGCCATGACGCAGGCGCAGGTCGACCGGATCGTGGACGAAGCGGTCGCCCGCTGGCCGCTGCTGGGCGTCAGCGTCATCCATCGCTTCGGCCGGCTGGAACCGGGCGCACGGATCGTCTTTGTGGGCACGGCGTCGCGCCATCGCGCCGCGGCGCTGGAAAGCTGCGCCTTCCTGATCGACTGGATGAAGTCCGACGCCCCCTTCTGGAAGAAGGCGCATTTCGGCGACGGCGCGACCCAGTGGGTCGCCGCCCGCGCGGAGGATGAGGCGAAGGCGAAGGGGTGGGGTCGCTAG
- the odhB gene encoding 2-oxoglutarate dehydrogenase complex dihydrolipoyllysine-residue succinyltransferase, with protein MATEVKVPTLGESVTEATVGQWLKKPGEAVKVDEPIVSLETDKVAVDVPSTVAGVMGDIIAKEGDTVEVGALLAYVNEGGSAAASPAPAAAAAPAAKAESAAPAPAASAPAPAASDDEEGGNLTLSPAVRRLVLEHGLDPSKIKGTGKDGRLTKDDVTAAAAAGTAKAAAGAAAAAPAADAPVASGPSRKQERVKMTRLRQTVAKRLKEAQNTAALLTTYNDVDMTNIIEARAKYKDLFEKKHGVRLGFMGFFTKAVCMALRDIPGVNAQIEGDEIVYNDFCDISVAVSAPTGLVVPVIRNAESLSVADIEKTIGGFGKKAKEGKLTMEDMKGGTFTISNGGVFGSLLSSPIINPPQSAVLGLHRIEERPVVRNGQIVARPMMYLALSYDHRMVDGREAVTFLVAVKNAIEDPTRLLIDL; from the coding sequence ATGGCTACCGAAGTCAAAGTCCCAACGCTGGGCGAATCCGTTACCGAAGCAACCGTGGGCCAGTGGCTCAAGAAGCCGGGTGAGGCCGTCAAGGTCGATGAACCCATCGTGTCGCTGGAAACCGACAAGGTCGCGGTCGACGTGCCCTCGACCGTCGCCGGTGTCATGGGCGACATCATCGCCAAGGAAGGCGACACGGTCGAGGTCGGCGCGCTGCTGGCCTATGTGAACGAAGGCGGTTCCGCCGCCGCGTCGCCCGCGCCCGCCGCTGCTGCGGCGCCCGCTGCCAAGGCGGAGTCCGCCGCGCCTGCGCCCGCCGCGTCCGCACCGGCGCCTGCCGCTTCGGATGACGAAGAGGGCGGCAACCTCACCCTGTCACCCGCGGTTCGCCGTCTGGTGCTGGAACATGGCCTGGACCCCAGCAAGATCAAGGGCACCGGCAAGGACGGTCGCCTGACCAAGGACGACGTCACCGCCGCCGCCGCTGCCGGCACGGCCAAGGCTGCCGCCGGTGCCGCAGCCGCCGCGCCTGCTGCCGACGCCCCGGTCGCTTCCGGCCCCAGCCGCAAGCAGGAACGCGTCAAGATGACCCGCCTGCGCCAGACCGTCGCCAAGCGTCTGAAGGAAGCGCAGAACACCGCCGCGCTGCTGACGACCTATAACGACGTCGACATGACCAACATCATCGAGGCGCGTGCGAAATATAAGGATCTGTTCGAGAAGAAGCATGGCGTCCGTCTGGGCTTCATGGGCTTCTTCACCAAGGCCGTCTGCATGGCGCTGCGCGACATTCCGGGCGTGAACGCACAGATCGAAGGCGACGAGATCGTCTATAACGACTTCTGCGATATCTCCGTCGCCGTGTCGGCGCCCACGGGGCTGGTCGTGCCGGTCATCCGCAACGCGGAATCCTTAAGCGTCGCGGACATCGAAAAGACCATCGGCGGCTTCGGCAAGAAGGCCAAGGAAGGCAAGCTGACGATGGAAGATATGAAGGGCGGCACCTTCACCATCTCCAACGGCGGCGTGTTCGGTTCGCTGCTGTCCAGCCCGATCATCAACCCGCCCCAGTCGGCGGTTCTGGGCCTCCACCGCATCGAGGAACGCCCGGTCGTCCGCAACGGCCAGATCGTGGCCCGCCCGATGATGTATCTGGCGTTGAGCTACGACCATCGCATGGTCGACGGTCGCGAAGCGGTGACCTTCCTCGTCGCGGTGAAGAATGCGATCGAAGATCCTACCCGTCTGCTGATTGACCTGTAA